The Pseudomonas leptonychotis genomic sequence TGAAAAATGAATACGGCGAGCTGGGCGGCCACTACCAGGTGCTGCACCACAGCACCTACATGGAGCAGCTGATAAGCGCACAAAAGCTCACGCTTGGCAGACACAAAGGCGGCAGCGTGACCTATCACGACCCGTGCTACCTGGGGCGCTACAACGGCGAGTACGAAGCGCCGCGCGCGGTGCTCAAGGCCATCGGTATCGAGGTCCGGGAGATGGAACGCTCGGCATTCCGCTCGCGCTGCTGTGGTGGCGGCGGTGGTGCACCGATTACCGATATTCCCGGCAAGCAGCGGATTCCCGATATGCGCATGGCCGATATCAAGGAAACCGCCGCTGAAGTGGTGGCCGTGGGTTGCCCGCAATGCACCGCCATGCTCGAAGGCGTGGTCGGCCAACGGCCAGAGGTTAAAGACATCGCCGAGCTGGTGGCCGATGTATTGATCGAAGGCGTGGTTGAGGCTAAGCCTCCGGTGCCGGCAAAGCCTGAGCTGGCGGAGGTGCACTGATGTCGACGCATATCATGAACAAGCCGCAATTCCTCGTGGGAGGGGCTTTCGGCTCTGGCATCCTGCTTCGCTCTACCTCCTGCATCCATGCAGTCGTAGCCGCGACAGTCCATATCGCGGCTAAAGCCCCTCCCATAGAGATCGCCAGAGCTACGGAGGCCCGTCCATGAGCGACCTGATTCGCCGCGATCCACGCGCTGAGTGGATTGCCCGTAATCGCCTGCACCCGCTGCATGCCGCAGCGCAGCCAGCGGCCGTGAGCTGGATGGGGCCTAACGGCGTGATTCGCAAGAACCCACACGGCGTCGGCTTTATCGGCCCCAACGGGCTCAAGCGTATCGACCGTTCCGGTGGTCAGCAGGGCGGCAGCCAGAAACGCAGCGCCGTCAGCGCCGTGGTGCAATTGCCGCTGCATGTGATCGAGCAGCCTGCCTTTCATATCGTGGTGGTGCCGGACATGGTCGGCGGCCGCCTCAGTGCCCATGACAAAGACCTGCTTGGCCTCGCCCATAAACTCGCCGGCAGCGACGGCGCGGTGGTCGCTGTGATATTTGGCGAGCACAAAGAAAACGCCTTGGACTGCAACGGCGTGGACCGCCTGCTGCAGTTCGAGGCTGACGATTTCAGCGGCTATGCCCCGGAAGCGCGCGTACTGGCGCTGGCGTCGCTGGAACGGCAACTCGCGCCGCGTCATTGGTTGCTGCCTGACAGCCGCACCGGTGGCGGTGAGCTGGGTCGGCGTTTGGCGGCCAAGCTGGGCGTGCGCCCGGCGACGCGGGTCTGGCAAGTGGCCGATGGCATCAGCAGCGGGCGTGCTGGCGCCGGCCGTGAAGATTTAGTGCAACAAGCACCGCGCGTGGTGCTGGCCGCCGTCGAGTGCGCCGAACCGGTCAGCGAGACGCGTCATGAAGTGCGTGCGCTAGCCCTCAATGAAGCGCTGGTCAGGCACATACCGCGGATTCAAGACCTCGGCGCGGTGGCAGTCGACCCGGCGCAGATTCCCATGGCCGAAGCGGAGTTCATTCTCTCCGGCGGTAACGGGGTCAAGGACTGGGCGCTGTTTCATCAGGCCGCTGCGGCGCTGGGGGCGACCGAAGGCGCTTCACGCGTCGCGGTGGACGATGGCTATATGGGCCGCGAACGTCAGGTCGGCGCATCCGGCATCTGGGTCACCGCGCGGGTGTATGTGGCAGTGGGTATTTCCGGCGCCATCCAGCATCTGCAAGGGATTGGCGCTTGCGACAAGGTGGTGGCGATCAACCTCGACCCGACCTGCGACATGATCAAGCGCGCCGACCTGTCGGTGATTGGCGAGTCTGCCGCGATCCTGCAGGCGTTGATCGAGCGGGTGGCTGCCCACCGACAAGGAGCAGAGCGCGATGCAGCATAGATACGTAGGGTGGATGTCGCTTCACCCATCCACCGGGCAAGACCGCACATTGATGGTGGAAGAAAACAGCGTCTTCCACCCTACGGAGCTGCGCCATGACTGATTTGCAGGTAATTACGCTGGTTTCCGTGGGCGCCCACCCGCTGTCGGGGCGGCCACGCCGCGCCGAGCAGGACGCCCGTGCGGTCGAGCTGGGTTTGCACTTGGCCGGTGAGCGTTTGCAGGTGCTGCATGCGGGTGATCCGCAGCAGGAGGCGCTGCGGGCTTATCTGGGGATGGGCCTTGATCAGATCAAGATTCTTGAGCAACCGGCGCACAGCGATGCGCTGCCAGTGCTGGCCGACTACCTGGCCGATTCCAGCGCGCAGCTGGTACTGACCGGCAGCCAGGCGGAAACCGGTGAGGGTTCGGGCATGCTGCCTTTCC encodes the following:
- a CDS encoding electron transfer flavoprotein subunit alpha/FixB family protein — its product is MSDLIRRDPRAEWIARNRLHPLHAAAQPAAVSWMGPNGVIRKNPHGVGFIGPNGLKRIDRSGGQQGGSQKRSAVSAVVQLPLHVIEQPAFHIVVVPDMVGGRLSAHDKDLLGLAHKLAGSDGAVVAVIFGEHKENALDCNGVDRLLQFEADDFSGYAPEARVLALASLERQLAPRHWLLPDSRTGGGELGRRLAAKLGVRPATRVWQVADGISSGRAGAGREDLVQQAPRVVLAAVECAEPVSETRHEVRALALNEALVRHIPRIQDLGAVAVDPAQIPMAEAEFILSGGNGVKDWALFHQAAAALGATEGASRVAVDDGYMGRERQVGASGIWVTARVYVAVGISGAIQHLQGIGACDKVVAINLDPTCDMIKRADLSVIGESAAILQALIERVAAHRQGAERDAA